In a genomic window of Shouchella clausii:
- a CDS encoding rhomboid family intramembrane serine protease, which yields MFHRNETFSSYIRNYPVITAIIATNVIIYFLFLIIPYGGWLHYSGMGWNAAIFAGEYWRLVTPIFLHGGLFHLFSNMFALLIFAPALEVMLGKRKFITIYLLSGVLANVATLFLESPSYTHVGASGSIFGLFGVFLFMYLYRKDLMDSQSGQTIFPIIVISVIMTFVGAHINIFAHLFGLLFGFLLAPSFLRGARPFYSQQATSRVRRAYFDDDEVQFDPERWKRANSNRKLKKVLWVLAAIIAIILLGTIQL from the coding sequence ATGTTTCACCGCAACGAAACCTTTTCGAGCTATATTCGCAACTACCCTGTGATCACCGCCATTATAGCAACCAATGTGATCATTTATTTCCTCTTCCTCATTATACCTTACGGGGGCTGGCTTCACTATTCTGGGATGGGATGGAATGCAGCGATTTTCGCTGGCGAGTACTGGCGCCTTGTGACGCCGATCTTTTTGCATGGCGGGCTGTTCCATTTGTTTTCAAACATGTTCGCTTTGCTCATTTTCGCTCCTGCTCTTGAAGTGATGCTTGGAAAACGAAAATTTATAACCATTTATCTCCTTTCAGGCGTATTGGCAAACGTGGCGACTTTGTTTTTAGAATCGCCAAGCTATACCCACGTCGGTGCGTCGGGCTCCATCTTTGGCTTATTTGGCGTCTTCTTGTTTATGTACCTTTACCGTAAAGATTTAATGGATAGCCAATCAGGGCAAACGATTTTTCCGATCATTGTTATTTCTGTGATCATGACTTTTGTCGGTGCCCATATTAACATTTTCGCCCACTTATTCGGACTGTTATTTGGCTTCCTACTAGCACCTTCCTTTCTAAGAGGAGCTCGTCCTTTTTATAGCCAGCAAGCGACCAGCCGTGTTCGCCGCGCTTATTTTGACGACGATGAAGTCCAATTTGATCCTGAGCGCTGGAAACGTGCAAATAGCAATCGGAAATTGAAAAAAGTGTTATGGGTGCTTGCAGCGATTATTGCCATTATTCTATTGGGAACCATTCAGTTATAA
- a CDS encoding YitT family protein, which yields MIKGLRYVIVLFVGCLLISLGINLFFVSYHLLDGGIIGVGLIAHYIWDFPVGMTIIVVSIPIYILAWIYYRPFFYNSLVGVIVSSLMIDYFAAYIPATPLLPPLPSAIIGGLMLGIGAGIMFLLDISTGGFDLLAQMIAAKTKWNVGVLIVGFDLGAVVAGIPIVTHDEIILSAIAVIGTGFATTVITALGGVNGHGSMSAK from the coding sequence GTGATAAAAGGACTTCGTTACGTAATTGTGTTGTTTGTAGGCTGTTTGCTAATTAGCCTTGGGATTAACTTATTTTTTGTTTCCTACCATTTGCTAGACGGCGGCATTATTGGCGTCGGATTGATCGCCCATTACATCTGGGATTTTCCAGTCGGTATGACCATAATCGTCGTCAGCATTCCCATTTACATTCTTGCTTGGATATACTATAGGCCGTTTTTCTACAACTCACTAGTAGGCGTCATCGTTTCTTCCTTAATGATCGATTACTTTGCCGCTTACATACCGGCTACCCCCCTTTTGCCTCCACTTCCTAGCGCCATCATTGGTGGCCTGATGCTCGGAATAGGCGCTGGTATTATGTTTCTCCTAGATATTAGCACTGGGGGCTTTGACTTGCTGGCACAGATGATTGCTGCTAAAACAAAATGGAATGTCGGTGTCTTAATTGTCGGTTTTGATTTAGGAGCAGTCGTAGCTGGCATTCCCATTGTGACACACGATGAGATCATCTTATCGGCGATCGCCGTCATTGGTACTGGCTTTGCTACCACTGTGATTACAGCCCTTGGCGGCGTGAATGGCCATGGCAGCATGTCGGCAAAATAA
- a CDS encoding LTA synthase family protein translates to MTKIKAGFRRLTFYWLAVALLTITTYVLYKVAFAIPADNMMQEFLLLINPISSSVLLLGIALLFKNRMRNIMVVVLSFVGSLILYVNLLFYRFYTDFLTLPVLLQTNNMQDLSGSVFELMSFWDVFLFTNVAVLWILVARKKVPVVGRLKREPSLIFALAILLFLGNLSLAQTERPQLLTRSFDRDMIVKNIGVFNFHIYDVFLQSQSRAQRVLADSSDIVEVKNYTQANHKEPNPDLFGVAEGKNVFMISLESLQSFVIDNDVYGQEITPFLNQLKEESYYFENFYHQTEQGKTSDSEFIVANSLFGRSSGAVFFTHAQNDYNALPEILGENGYYSSVMHANNRTFWNRDVIYDTLGYDRFFDVDSYEVTEENSVGWGLKDKEFFEQSIDLLKEQPQPFYTKFITLTNHFPFELDEEDKMIEEYDSNSGTLNRYFPTVRYMDYAVEQFFEDIKEAGLYEDSIFILYGDHYGISDNHNRAMAMYLDKEEITPFDSVQLQRVPLIIHIPGHEGKTFDTVGGQIDIKPTLMHLLGLSTKEDIQFGSDLFSPEHESYAVLRNGNFITDDLVYASNTCYDKHTGEEMEEPSSCEEFIPRAQSDLEYSDKIIYGDLLRFFEPDNDMFDRSEE, encoded by the coding sequence ATGACAAAAATTAAAGCCGGCTTCAGGCGACTGACATTTTATTGGCTGGCTGTCGCGTTGCTAACCATAACAACGTACGTGCTTTACAAAGTCGCGTTTGCGATCCCTGCCGATAACATGATGCAAGAATTTTTACTGCTCATTAATCCGATCAGTTCGTCTGTCCTGCTTTTAGGGATTGCCCTGTTATTCAAAAACAGAATGCGCAACATCATGGTTGTCGTCCTATCGTTTGTCGGTTCACTCATTTTGTACGTCAATTTGTTGTTTTATCGGTTCTATACCGACTTCTTGACCCTTCCTGTACTGCTGCAAACCAACAATATGCAAGATTTATCTGGCAGCGTATTTGAGCTGATGAGCTTTTGGGATGTATTCTTATTTACAAATGTTGCTGTACTTTGGATTTTGGTCGCACGTAAAAAAGTGCCTGTAGTGGGACGCTTAAAAAGAGAACCTAGCTTGATCTTTGCTTTGGCGATCTTGCTATTCTTAGGGAATCTATCCCTAGCGCAAACAGAACGTCCACAACTGCTTACGCGCTCTTTTGACAGGGATATGATCGTTAAAAACATCGGCGTTTTTAACTTCCATATTTACGACGTCTTTTTGCAATCACAATCGAGAGCACAGCGTGTATTAGCCGATAGTTCCGACATTGTCGAAGTGAAAAACTATACACAGGCAAACCATAAAGAGCCAAACCCAGATTTATTTGGCGTGGCTGAAGGCAAAAATGTGTTTATGATTTCCCTTGAGTCGCTGCAAAGTTTTGTCATTGACAACGATGTTTATGGACAAGAAATCACGCCGTTTTTAAACCAATTAAAAGAAGAAAGTTATTATTTTGAGAATTTTTACCACCAAACGGAACAAGGCAAAACATCGGATTCTGAGTTTATTGTCGCCAATTCGCTGTTTGGCCGAAGCAGTGGCGCCGTGTTCTTTACCCATGCCCAAAACGATTACAATGCGTTGCCGGAAATTTTAGGGGAGAATGGCTACTACTCGTCTGTCATGCATGCCAATAACCGAACGTTTTGGAACCGTGATGTCATTTATGACACACTCGGGTATGACCGCTTTTTTGATGTCGATTCTTATGAAGTAACGGAGGAAAATTCAGTCGGTTGGGGCTTAAAAGACAAGGAGTTTTTCGAACAGTCGATTGACTTGCTCAAGGAACAGCCTCAGCCTTTTTATACAAAGTTTATTACGCTGACAAACCATTTTCCATTTGAACTGGACGAGGAAGACAAAATGATTGAGGAGTACGATTCGAACAGCGGCACGTTAAACCGTTATTTCCCGACTGTCCGTTATATGGATTATGCGGTGGAGCAGTTTTTTGAGGATATAAAAGAAGCCGGCCTTTATGAAGACAGCATCTTTATCCTTTATGGAGACCATTACGGAATTTCTGACAACCATAACAGGGCAATGGCCATGTATCTAGACAAAGAGGAAATTACTCCATTTGATTCTGTCCAGCTTCAACGTGTCCCGTTGATCATTCATATTCCGGGCCATGAAGGAAAAACATTCGACACAGTCGGCGGGCAAATTGACATTAAGCCAACGCTCATGCATTTGCTCGGTCTGTCGACAAAAGAGGACATCCAGTTTGGCAGCGACTTGTTTTCTCCGGAACATGAGTCGTATGCGGTTTTGCGTAATGGCAACTTTATCACGGACGATCTTGTGTACGCCAGCAACACGTGTTATGACAAACATACAGGAGAAGAGATGGAAGAGCCATCAAGCTGTGAAGAGTTTATCCCACGTGCGCAATCAGACTTAGAGTACTCCGATAAAATCATTTATGGTGATTTACTTCGCTTTTTCGAGCCAGACAACGATATGTTTGATCGCTCTGAAGAATAA
- a CDS encoding M15 family metallopeptidase — MLKLVIPFVCALVVITACGGDSHPQLHEEEMKKGGDSAPVFFLEERYFNETEVVNGQMTIMNPDNIVVNVNKDYRLPEDYRPGDLTIPNVPFPFDEEDDRRYLRAEAAKALEALFAAAAEEGYELFAISGFRSYERQELLYEEALENQGEDQDLVAMPGHSEHQTGLAMDISSASVDYGLIEDFGLTAEGQWVAEHAHQFGFIIRYPAEKEGITGYGYEPWHLRYVGDVANDIYNHFITLEEYLGNVKKL, encoded by the coding sequence ATGCTCAAACTTGTTATCCCTTTTGTTTGCGCACTCGTGGTTATTACAGCTTGCGGAGGAGATTCTCATCCGCAACTACATGAAGAGGAAATGAAAAAAGGCGGTGATTCTGCACCTGTCTTTTTCTTAGAAGAGCGTTATTTTAACGAAACTGAGGTCGTAAATGGGCAAATGACCATTATGAATCCGGACAATATTGTGGTCAACGTCAATAAAGATTACCGCCTTCCGGAAGATTATCGACCTGGCGACTTAACCATCCCGAATGTTCCTTTTCCTTTTGATGAGGAAGATGACAGGCGTTATCTCAGGGCAGAAGCTGCAAAAGCTTTGGAAGCATTGTTTGCTGCCGCAGCAGAGGAAGGCTATGAACTGTTTGCCATATCAGGTTTTAGATCTTACGAACGACAAGAGCTTTTATATGAAGAAGCGCTTGAAAATCAAGGAGAAGACCAAGATTTAGTGGCCATGCCAGGGCACAGTGAACATCAAACGGGGTTGGCGATGGATATTAGCAGCGCTTCTGTCGATTATGGCTTGATTGAGGATTTTGGTTTAACGGCAGAAGGGCAGTGGGTTGCGGAACACGCCCACCAGTTCGGCTTTATTATACGCTATCCGGCCGAAAAAGAAGGAATAACAGGGTATGGCTATGAACCATGGCACTTGCGCTATGTGGGCGATGTAGCCAACGACATTTACAACCACTTTATTACCCTTGAAGAATATCTGGGAAATGTCAAGAAGTTGTAA
- a CDS encoding YesL family protein has protein sequence MEMNGFMGGIYKAAEWIMRLAIVNLLWLGFTFAGLIVGGLFPATQAAFAVCRQWIRGETDIPLFKTFLSYFKKDYWKVQRLGLILVLIGFVLVVDVMFIYNHTNPYVTMLAVPILLLCFLYILTAVYAFTLFVHYEMPVSRLLKHAVLHVLVRPFLSIGMLITSFAVSILMLRFPGVLPFFGVSVPVFLLMWFSHTGFVRNEEKQRSQAA, from the coding sequence ATGGAAATGAATGGATTCATGGGAGGGATTTACAAAGCTGCCGAGTGGATCATGCGGCTTGCCATCGTCAACTTGCTTTGGCTTGGGTTTACATTTGCTGGACTGATTGTTGGCGGGTTGTTCCCAGCAACACAGGCTGCTTTTGCCGTTTGCCGCCAATGGATTCGTGGAGAAACAGATATCCCTTTGTTCAAAACATTCCTTTCGTACTTTAAAAAAGACTATTGGAAAGTACAGCGCCTCGGCTTGATACTCGTCCTAATCGGTTTTGTCCTAGTAGTTGACGTCATGTTTATTTACAACCATACCAACCCTTATGTGACGATGCTCGCCGTGCCGATTCTTCTTCTTTGCTTTTTGTATATATTAACAGCCGTTTACGCGTTTACGTTATTTGTCCATTACGAGATGCCCGTTTCTCGCTTATTAAAACATGCTGTCCTTCATGTGCTTGTTCGTCCTTTTCTGAGCATAGGCATGCTAATCACATCGTTTGCTGTCTCTATACTCATGCTTCGTTTCCCAGGCGTTCTTCCTTTTTTCGGTGTGTCAGTCCCCGTCTTTTTACTCATGTGGTTTTCCCATACGGGATTTGTCCGCAACGAAGAAAAACAACGGAGCCAAGCCGCATAG
- a CDS encoding DNA glycosylase AlkZ-like family protein, with translation MLLISKKTARAFLHKTFIATRYSSMPDLLNGLEAIQLDPVAVIERNHHLTASLRMKRYNPAELEQLLEKQQAFEYYAQAACLLPIADFPLFEDVRQRLLTACASDLTAHKDAIRVIFNRLATEGPLASNAFQSERKVIGGWDTNSASTKETSHALQLLFLTGQIQVVKRQGAKRFFALTEDAIPNHYLKSPLSTQERTRALLLKYARAYRLFSADDPRYGWQKHRAATRKKWHAQLVEEGVLTEVAIEGVKRPYAVLSTDVDELLSLNDNQPKGIAFLSPLDPLLWRRERLQDIYDFHYRWEIYTPKAARKVGPYGMPILWNGKLIGQISPLMNRETATLHIENIVVEPSFKWTPTRKKAFARALDHLAKRVGAKQVAYDCFL, from the coding sequence TTGCTTCTCATATCGAAAAAAACGGCACGCGCCTTTTTGCATAAAACGTTTATCGCCACACGCTATTCAAGCATGCCCGACCTTCTTAATGGCTTGGAAGCGATTCAACTTGATCCTGTTGCCGTCATTGAGCGTAATCACCATTTGACTGCAAGTTTGCGAATGAAACGGTATAACCCAGCTGAATTAGAGCAGCTGCTTGAAAAGCAGCAAGCATTCGAATACTACGCCCAAGCTGCCTGCTTATTGCCGATCGCCGACTTTCCCTTGTTTGAAGATGTTCGGCAGCGGCTCTTAACAGCTTGTGCTTCCGATTTAACCGCCCACAAGGATGCCATTCGCGTCATATTCAACCGACTGGCAACCGAAGGTCCTCTCGCTTCAAACGCCTTTCAAAGCGAACGAAAAGTGATTGGTGGTTGGGATACAAACAGCGCCTCCACTAAAGAAACGTCTCATGCCTTGCAACTGCTCTTCCTAACAGGGCAAATCCAAGTCGTAAAACGCCAGGGGGCGAAACGGTTTTTTGCATTAACGGAAGATGCGATTCCAAACCATTACTTGAAATCGCCTTTGTCGACACAAGAGCGGACAAGGGCGTTACTCCTTAAATATGCACGCGCGTACCGGTTATTTAGCGCTGACGATCCCCGTTATGGATGGCAGAAACACCGAGCTGCAACGCGAAAAAAATGGCACGCACAGCTTGTTGAGGAGGGAGTCTTGACTGAAGTGGCGATTGAGGGCGTAAAACGGCCTTATGCCGTGCTTTCAACAGATGTGGACGAGCTGCTTTCACTTAATGACAATCAACCTAAAGGCATTGCGTTCCTATCGCCGCTAGACCCTCTTTTATGGCGGAGAGAACGTTTGCAAGATATTTACGACTTCCACTACCGCTGGGAAATTTACACGCCAAAAGCAGCCCGGAAAGTGGGCCCCTACGGCATGCCAATTCTCTGGAACGGAAAGCTAATCGGCCAAATTTCGCCATTAATGAATCGGGAAACCGCCACTTTACATATTGAAAACATTGTGGTTGAGCCTTCATTCAAATGGACTCCAACAAGAAAAAAAGCGTTTGCCCGGGCATTGGATCACTTAGCCAAACGAGTCGGCGCAAAACAAGTTGCTTATGACTGTTTCTTATAG
- a CDS encoding sugar phosphate isomerase/epimerase family protein, with translation MDKWGIALFTLRDELAKDFKGTLAKVKEIGYAGVEFAGFGDHSASEIKAMLEEIGLEAWSSHVPLAQLRESLDDVLAYHKEVGVHYIVCPYLTPEERQAKDDYLELTKDLETVGNACKEAGIGFCYHNHDFELQTFDGEYALDLLLSQTTEEHVQLECDAYWVEFAGVDAKRYMNQYTGRVPMVHLKDMKATDKSFAEVGEGTLDIKGIIQAGKEAGARYFFVEQDICERPPLESISISFNNIQRLS, from the coding sequence ATGGATAAATGGGGAATTGCCTTATTTACACTGCGTGACGAATTGGCAAAAGACTTTAAAGGCACATTAGCAAAAGTAAAAGAGATTGGGTATGCGGGTGTCGAATTTGCTGGTTTTGGCGACCACTCTGCTTCAGAGATAAAAGCAATGTTAGAGGAAATTGGTCTAGAAGCATGGTCCAGTCATGTGCCTCTTGCTCAGCTTCGTGAGTCTCTTGACGATGTACTTGCCTACCATAAAGAAGTCGGTGTTCATTATATTGTCTGCCCATACTTAACGCCAGAAGAGCGGCAGGCAAAAGACGATTACCTCGAATTGACGAAAGATCTTGAAACGGTTGGAAATGCCTGCAAAGAAGCTGGCATTGGATTTTGCTACCATAACCACGATTTCGAATTGCAAACATTCGATGGCGAGTATGCCCTTGATTTGTTGTTAAGTCAGACAACAGAGGAACATGTGCAATTAGAATGTGATGCGTACTGGGTCGAGTTTGCGGGTGTGGATGCCAAACGTTACATGAACCAATACACTGGACGTGTGCCAATGGTTCATTTGAAAGACATGAAAGCAACCGATAAGTCGTTTGCCGAGGTTGGAGAGGGAACATTGGATATAAAAGGCATTATCCAGGCAGGGAAAGAAGCAGGCGCTCGCTACTTTTTTGTCGAACAGGACATTTGTGAGCGGCCCCCTCTAGAAAGCATTTCAATTAGCTTTAACAACATACAACGCTTGTCTTAA
- a CDS encoding Gfo/Idh/MocA family protein, which yields MSKLKVAVVGCGSIAIHRHVPEYAANPNVELVAFCDLNIEVAQKLADQYGVKLVYDSHEAMLKDVKIDAVSVCTQNVDHAQVSIDAANAGCHVLCEKPMATSIEEAQQMIDAAKTNNVKLMIGHNQRLMPPHVKAKEILQSGKIGKPLTFKTTFGHGGPDSWSIQGKDTWFFQKDKAFVGAMGDLGVHKIDLMRWLFDEEVAEVAAFVETLDKDADVDDNATTLLRMENGAIGTMAASWTYYKGEDNTTSIYGEKGVLEIHDDPDVQVVVKLANGTIERYSVGAIATNEAGGQVASGVIDEFVDAIANDRTPSITGESAMESLRTVLAALESTKSKTFVSVATIK from the coding sequence ATGTCGAAATTGAAAGTAGCAGTAGTTGGCTGCGGGTCGATTGCCATCCACCGCCATGTACCTGAATATGCGGCCAATCCAAATGTAGAACTGGTCGCTTTTTGTGATCTAAACATCGAAGTCGCTCAAAAACTCGCTGATCAATATGGAGTCAAACTTGTATACGATTCCCACGAAGCTATGCTTAAAGATGTAAAGATTGATGCAGTTAGTGTATGTACACAAAATGTGGACCATGCACAAGTGTCGATTGATGCAGCAAACGCTGGTTGCCATGTATTGTGCGAAAAACCAATGGCCACTTCGATCGAAGAAGCGCAACAGATGATTGACGCCGCTAAAACCAACAATGTCAAGTTGATGATAGGTCACAATCAAAGGCTTATGCCGCCCCATGTAAAAGCGAAAGAAATCTTGCAATCTGGAAAAATCGGCAAGCCGTTAACATTTAAAACGACATTTGGCCATGGTGGCCCTGATTCCTGGAGCATTCAAGGCAAAGACACGTGGTTCTTTCAAAAAGACAAGGCTTTTGTTGGCGCAATGGGTGATTTAGGCGTCCATAAAATTGATTTAATGCGCTGGCTTTTTGACGAAGAAGTGGCTGAAGTGGCTGCATTTGTTGAGACACTCGATAAGGATGCGGATGTAGACGATAATGCAACAACGTTACTGCGCATGGAAAACGGAGCAATTGGCACGATGGCGGCAAGTTGGACGTACTACAAAGGCGAAGACAACACGACATCGATTTACGGCGAAAAAGGCGTGTTGGAAATACACGATGATCCTGATGTCCAAGTCGTTGTAAAGCTAGCAAATGGCACAATCGAAAGGTATTCAGTGGGGGCAATTGCCACCAATGAAGCTGGTGGGCAAGTCGCAAGTGGTGTGATTGACGAGTTTGTTGATGCGATTGCCAATGACCGCACTCCTTCCATTACAGGAGAATCGGCAATGGAATCATTACGCACGGTCCTTGCAGCGCTGGAGTCAACGAAGTCCAAAACGTTTGTGTCTGTTGCAACCATCAAATAA
- a CDS encoding sugar phosphate isomerase/epimerase family protein, with the protein MKLGVFTVLFSEKPFEEMLDHVKALGLETVEIGTGGYPGNAHCNPGELLENETKLKAFKKAVEDRGLTISSLSCHGNALTPDADFAKQSHDAFVKTVQLAEKLEVPTVTTFSGTPGAYEGAKQPSWPVAPWPNEYGDILKWQWQEKLIPYWSEWGQYAADHNVKVALELHGGFLVHSPATLLKLREACGEAIGANVDPSHLWWQGIDPVAAIKILGKHNAIHFFHAKDTYIDQENVNMHGLLDMQSYANMQDRAWYFRSVGYGHDLKTWADIISALRLVGYDGAVSIEHEDGLMSIDEGFQKAVSNLQQVLMKEPAPDMWWL; encoded by the coding sequence GTGAAATTAGGCGTGTTTACTGTCCTATTTTCGGAAAAGCCGTTTGAAGAAATGCTAGACCATGTAAAAGCGCTCGGCCTAGAAACAGTCGAGATTGGTACAGGAGGGTATCCTGGGAACGCGCACTGCAATCCAGGTGAACTACTCGAAAATGAGACGAAATTGAAAGCGTTTAAAAAGGCGGTAGAGGATCGCGGTTTGACGATTTCTAGCTTAAGCTGCCATGGCAATGCCCTTACGCCAGATGCCGATTTTGCTAAGCAGTCGCATGATGCCTTTGTGAAAACAGTCCAATTGGCAGAAAAGCTAGAAGTGCCGACCGTTACTACTTTTTCAGGAACGCCAGGAGCGTATGAAGGCGCCAAGCAGCCAAGTTGGCCTGTTGCCCCATGGCCGAATGAGTATGGAGATATATTGAAATGGCAATGGCAAGAAAAACTGATCCCTTACTGGAGCGAATGGGGCCAATATGCAGCTGATCACAATGTCAAGGTTGCCCTTGAACTGCATGGTGGTTTTTTAGTACATTCGCCAGCGACGTTGTTAAAACTCCGTGAAGCGTGCGGCGAAGCGATTGGCGCAAATGTAGACCCTAGCCATTTATGGTGGCAAGGAATCGATCCAGTTGCAGCCATTAAAATTCTAGGCAAGCATAATGCCATCCACTTTTTCCATGCAAAAGATACGTACATCGATCAAGAAAATGTCAATATGCACGGTTTACTTGATATGCAATCTTATGCAAATATGCAAGATCGGGCCTGGTACTTCCGCTCAGTTGGCTATGGGCACGACCTGAAAACGTGGGCAGATATTATTAGTGCTTTGCGCCTTGTAGGTTATGACGGTGCAGTCAGCATTGAACATGAGGACGGGTTAATGTCCATTGACGAAGGGTTCCAAAAAGCTGTTTCCAATTTGCAACAAGTTTTAATGAAAGAGCCAGCTCCAGACATGTGGTGGCTGTAA
- a CDS encoding PRC-barrel domain-containing protein, translating into MMLIHAKTLEKYTMRATDGELGSLADFYVDGDTLHLRYFVGDTRTWFFGGKVLLSPHAFTNVDKENMAIDVDATKAQIKDSPKPEEHEPINRKYEKELNEHYGWPLYWFGPAAPLNQTYGAGSPASAPLIPPVHIPERKNLEGTADEIRTGADEAQTEAQYQEQTRLFSLEELTGYTIHAKGGKVGKVVDFIIEKADDWLVRYFVVDTGGFLQRELVLVLVEDVEEVAWYDHAILVKTSKAQIESAPAHSREKGLTKDDEKTVYEHYGKTPHWKHEGSLGNSN; encoded by the coding sequence ATGATGCTGATCCATGCAAAAACGCTCGAAAAGTACACGATGCGCGCCACAGACGGGGAACTCGGTTCACTTGCTGATTTTTATGTGGATGGAGACACGTTGCACCTTCGCTACTTTGTTGGAGATACACGCACTTGGTTTTTTGGCGGTAAAGTCCTCTTAAGTCCCCATGCATTTACGAACGTGGATAAAGAAAACATGGCCATCGACGTTGATGCGACGAAAGCTCAAATTAAAGATAGCCCGAAGCCAGAAGAACATGAACCAATTAACCGGAAATATGAAAAGGAATTGAACGAGCATTATGGCTGGCCGCTTTATTGGTTTGGGCCCGCAGCCCCACTCAACCAAACATATGGAGCTGGCTCTCCAGCAAGTGCGCCGCTAATCCCGCCTGTTCATATTCCAGAGCGCAAAAACCTGGAAGGCACAGCCGACGAAATACGGACAGGTGCAGACGAAGCTCAAACAGAAGCACAATACCAAGAACAAACTCGCCTATTTAGTCTGGAAGAGCTAACAGGGTATACCATTCATGCCAAGGGCGGCAAAGTAGGCAAAGTCGTAGATTTCATCATTGAAAAAGCAGATGACTGGCTTGTCCGTTATTTTGTCGTTGATACAGGAGGCTTTTTGCAACGGGAGCTTGTGCTCGTCCTCGTGGAAGATGTCGAAGAAGTTGCCTGGTATGACCATGCGATCCTTGTCAAGACGAGTAAAGCCCAAATCGAATCGGCTCCTGCCCATTCACGAGAAAAAGGGCTGACAAAAGATGATGAGAAAACCGTTTATGAGCATTACGGCAAAACGCCACATTGGAAGCATGAGGGGAGTCTAGGCAACAGCAATTGA
- a CDS encoding Na+/H+ antiporter subunit G, producing MNASVTGELLASIFIIVGAIMSVISAIGIIRLPDVYTRSHAGTKSATLAVLLTLTGCFIYFWLADAYISIRLILGIVFVFLTAPVAGHLITRAAYRSKVPLTEESVEDELKEVLNKENDNEPVEHTDANK from the coding sequence TTGAACGCAAGCGTAACCGGTGAACTGCTGGCTTCTATTTTTATTATTGTCGGTGCGATAATGAGTGTGATTAGCGCAATCGGCATTATCCGCCTTCCTGATGTTTATACAAGGTCCCATGCCGGCACAAAAAGTGCAACGCTTGCCGTTTTGCTGACACTGACGGGTTGCTTTATCTATTTTTGGCTTGCAGACGCTTATATTAGCATTCGCCTTATACTCGGCATTGTATTTGTGTTCTTGACGGCGCCGGTGGCGGGACATTTGATTACGCGTGCAGCATACCGATCTAAAGTGCCGCTTACGGAAGAAAGCGTAGAAGATGAACTGAAGGAAGTTTTAAACAAAGAAAATGACAACGAACCAGTTGAGCATACTGATGCAAATAAATAA
- a CDS encoding Na(+)/H(+) antiporter subunit F1, with protein MAMVASLVLFAVAIGICAFRIIKGPTMPDRVVALDTIGVNLISIAAIVSIILDTKAFLEVILIIGILAFISTIAFSKFIERGVIIERKRNR; from the coding sequence ATGGCGATGGTCGCATCTCTTGTGCTTTTCGCAGTAGCTATTGGCATTTGTGCGTTCAGGATTATTAAAGGGCCGACGATGCCAGATCGTGTCGTTGCCTTGGATACGATTGGCGTCAATTTAATTTCGATTGCTGCGATCGTGTCGATTATCCTTGATACAAAAGCGTTTTTGGAAGTTATTTTAATTATAGGCATTCTCGCGTTTATTAGCACCATTGCTTTCTCGAAGTTTATAGAGAGGGGTGTCATTATTGAACGCAAGCGTAACCGGTGA
- a CDS encoding Na+/H+ antiporter subunit E: protein MFGQLLLNILIAFLWVLLQDEDQFYFSTFFAGYLVGIGILYVMRRFFFNEFYLHRLFAVVKLLIIFIRELFYSSVVLIKQILSPKLKITPGIFTYRTELKSDVEITALALLLTLTPGSVVIEISPSNDVFYIHAMDIPESKNSVLRAMTTFEKAIMEVTR, encoded by the coding sequence ATGTTCGGACAGCTTTTGCTAAACATTTTGATTGCCTTTCTGTGGGTACTATTGCAAGATGAGGACCAGTTTTATTTTTCAACATTTTTTGCCGGCTATTTAGTGGGGATCGGCATTCTTTATGTGATGCGCCGTTTCTTTTTTAACGAATTTTATTTGCATAGGCTGTTTGCGGTAGTGAAACTGTTGATCATTTTCATCCGTGAGCTCTTTTACTCGAGCGTGGTGCTCATCAAGCAAATTTTAAGCCCAAAACTAAAAATCACCCCGGGAATTTTTACGTATCGAACCGAGTTAAAAAGTGATGTAGAGATAACCGCCTTAGCACTTTTGCTTACGTTGACGCCTGGTTCTGTCGTGATTGAAATTTCCCCATCGAATGATGTTTTTTACATCCATGCGATGGACATCCCCGAGTCTAAAAATTCGGTTCTCCGGGCAATGACTACATTTGAGAAAGCGATTATGGAGGTGACGCGATAA